The Nonlabens spongiae genome contains a region encoding:
- a CDS encoding IS982 family transposase: protein MHDLPAMYKKHLSYLIDVFDGVTVDGNFKKRPINTKMNDLEVMALAITGEAASIPSENLLFAEIRKHFRQDFPMLIDRTRFNRRRRSLEPRLRESAGLLGDRMDDGESALLVDSMPCPIIHNAREQRMKVCMEDPGTAPRKGYSAVDRRYYIGYKLHLLMSTQGIFHDMAVTPANVHDIRFLKERQYDGSEDREIIGDRGYISRELQADLFTSYGIELVTPPRRNQLVKRAFSPERRRNRKFIETRFSQLCSQFSIKINLAKSFKGFLTRISSKLAAVAMLQMFNRENNRPINRIRHAWNY, encoded by the coding sequence ATGCACGATCTGCCTGCAATGTACAAAAAACACCTTTCCTACCTTATTGACGTCTTTGACGGTGTTACCGTTGACGGAAACTTCAAAAAGCGACCGATCAACACGAAAATGAATGACCTGGAGGTCATGGCTCTTGCCATCACTGGCGAGGCTGCCTCGATTCCCAGCGAGAACCTATTGTTTGCCGAGATAAGGAAACACTTTCGCCAGGATTTTCCAATGCTGATCGACCGCACCAGATTCAACCGCCGCAGGCGCTCCCTCGAGCCACGCCTCAGGGAGTCCGCGGGACTTCTGGGCGATCGTATGGATGACGGCGAGTCCGCGCTACTGGTGGACTCGATGCCATGTCCCATCATCCACAACGCCAGGGAGCAGCGCATGAAGGTCTGCATGGAAGACCCGGGCACGGCTCCCAGAAAGGGCTACTCGGCAGTCGACCGCCGCTATTATATCGGTTACAAGCTCCACCTGCTCATGAGCACGCAGGGCATCTTCCACGACATGGCGGTAACCCCTGCAAACGTACACGACATAAGGTTCTTGAAAGAGAGGCAGTACGACGGTAGCGAGGACAGGGAGATCATCGGCGATCGTGGCTACATATCCAGGGAGCTCCAGGCCGATCTGTTCACCAGCTACGGTATAGAACTGGTCACCCCACCCAGAAGGAACCAGTTGGTCAAAAGGGCATTTTCGCCGGAGAGGAGAAGGAACCGAAAGTTCATAGAGACAAGGTTTTCACAGTTGTGCTCTCAGTTCTCCATCAAGATCAACCTTGCAAAGAGCTTCAAGGGTTTCCTGACAAGGATCTCAAGCAAACTGGCCGCAGTTGCCATGCTGCAGATGTTCAACAGGGAAAACAACAGACCAATCAATAGAATCAGGCATGCGTGGAACTACTAG
- a CDS encoding DUF349 domain-containing protein — protein sequence MSQNDNLSQKADGKQEENDRQKDLLENSIVETSENAQKAPKEDNIQTGKEDEAVVAGDNKKKEVAEDASTTHEDAIVTEKTNVENAEDSIVDVDDAAEAGLENKELNVVSETSNKKDKEISIPKKDYTKMNPEGLIIELRQMMQEYPINSFRDEAESIKKEFEKQDQAQEKADKVAFDKANPPSDDLLAPEFQYDDKLRKEFNDLHRLYRKQKGEYQREKRKQEEKNLEVKREVIEKMKALIDEEENIGTTFKKFHELQDIWKATGNIPHDAYNITWEDYRLAVQNFYDYIDLSKELRDKDFERNLEFKKKIIARAVELNDEENIHKALRELQELHRMWKEDAGPVARELRDPIWDEFSAATKAIHDRRQAYYEEREKEAEKNQTIKENIVAEIKKITAAGANSHKEWQERLEEINVLKELFQKTGRAPKAVNNEIWEGYRNATRDFNRAKNNFYKEIKKEQQKNLEAKMKLVEIAEEHQDSENFAEGLEIMKRIQAEWKTIGHVPRKDSDKIWKRFKKACNAFFDKKSAQRNKDSKEETANYEAKLKIYDKLKTLIPDGDQDAMKESIENVMEEWNKVGRVPYSKRQIQDKFEKLVKAKFKAAGLSEEDAEMMKYQNKLNRLEDGSERDFKNERFYLKKRREEIKNEMIQLENNLQFINAKDDKNPFLVQQRKNIANLEKELSVIKEKQKQINILERQVNKEDEVSETKESTES from the coding sequence ATGTCACAGAACGATAACCTGTCACAAAAGGCAGACGGAAAACAAGAAGAGAACGACAGGCAAAAGGATTTGCTTGAAAACTCTATCGTTGAAACTTCAGAAAACGCCCAAAAAGCACCAAAAGAAGATAATATTCAGACCGGGAAGGAAGATGAAGCCGTGGTTGCTGGAGACAATAAGAAAAAGGAAGTTGCCGAAGATGCATCTACTACCCATGAGGATGCTATAGTAACTGAAAAAACCAATGTGGAGAATGCTGAAGATTCTATCGTGGATGTAGACGATGCTGCTGAAGCTGGTTTAGAGAACAAAGAATTAAACGTGGTCTCTGAAACTTCTAATAAGAAGGATAAGGAGATAAGTATTCCTAAAAAGGATTATACTAAAATGAATCCCGAGGGCTTGATCATCGAGCTCAGACAGATGATGCAAGAATACCCCATCAACAGCTTTAGAGATGAAGCTGAGAGCATCAAAAAGGAATTTGAAAAGCAGGATCAAGCTCAAGAAAAAGCAGATAAGGTAGCTTTTGACAAGGCAAATCCGCCGAGTGATGATCTCCTAGCGCCAGAGTTTCAGTATGATGACAAATTGCGTAAGGAATTTAACGACCTTCACCGACTCTACAGAAAGCAAAAAGGTGAATACCAGCGAGAGAAAAGAAAACAAGAGGAGAAAAACCTTGAAGTGAAGCGTGAGGTCATCGAGAAGATGAAAGCACTCATCGATGAGGAAGAAAACATAGGGACCACCTTCAAAAAGTTCCACGAGTTGCAGGATATCTGGAAGGCTACTGGGAACATACCGCACGATGCTTACAATATCACGTGGGAAGATTACCGTCTTGCCGTTCAGAACTTTTATGATTACATAGACTTGAGTAAAGAACTGCGTGACAAAGACTTTGAACGTAATCTAGAATTCAAGAAAAAGATCATCGCTCGCGCAGTAGAACTCAATGATGAGGAAAATATCCATAAAGCATTAAGAGAATTGCAAGAACTCCACAGAATGTGGAAGGAAGATGCAGGGCCAGTAGCTCGTGAATTGAGAGATCCTATTTGGGACGAATTCAGCGCAGCGACAAAAGCGATTCACGATCGTAGACAGGCTTATTACGAGGAGCGTGAAAAGGAAGCTGAGAAGAACCAGACCATCAAAGAGAACATCGTTGCTGAAATCAAAAAGATCACAGCTGCTGGCGCTAATTCACATAAAGAATGGCAAGAGCGACTTGAAGAGATCAACGTTCTTAAAGAGCTATTTCAAAAAACGGGTAGAGCTCCCAAAGCAGTGAACAATGAAATCTGGGAAGGATATCGCAATGCGACTCGCGATTTCAATCGTGCCAAGAACAACTTCTATAAAGAAATCAAGAAGGAGCAACAAAAAAACCTCGAAGCAAAAATGAAATTGGTCGAGATCGCTGAAGAGCATCAAGACTCAGAAAACTTTGCTGAAGGCTTAGAAATTATGAAACGCATCCAAGCGGAATGGAAAACCATAGGCCATGTACCGCGTAAGGACAGCGACAAGATCTGGAAGCGTTTCAAGAAAGCGTGTAATGCATTCTTCGACAAGAAATCGGCTCAGCGTAATAAGGACTCAAAAGAGGAAACCGCTAATTATGAAGCAAAACTAAAGATTTACGACAAGCTCAAAACCTTAATTCCAGATGGAGATCAAGATGCGATGAAAGAGAGCATCGAGAACGTGATGGAAGAATGGAACAAGGTAGGTCGCGTTCCTTACAGCAAGCGCCAGATTCAGGATAAATTTGAAAAGCTCGTAAAAGCTAAATTCAAAGCAGCTGGATTGAGTGAAGAAGATGCTGAAATGATGAAGTATCAAAACAAACTCAACCGTCTTGAAGATGGTAGCGAGCGTGATTTCAAAAATGAACGTTTTTATTTAAAGAAACGACGCGAGGAAATTAAAAACGAAATGATTCAGCTGGAGAACAACCTACAGTTCATCAATGCTAAAGATGATAAGAATCCGTTTTTGGTGCAGCAACGCAAGAATATTGCCAATCTTGAGAAAGAGCTTTCCGTTATCAAAGAAAAGCAAAAACAGATCAATATTCTGGAGCGTCAAGTCAACAAAGAAGATGAGGTTTCAGAAACAAAAGAATCTACTGAATCATAA
- a CDS encoding helix-turn-helix domain-containing protein: METLKVKSLPIKDVLNNLADEMGGKVVNDCEVYSLKIPQEYGTGFIRGVNFTNGLAWVQYDCKFKQDVEIRFTVNQVHPLKFLYNLSDPFIHTFENDDELHTAEQFKNLIVASKNTNGHILRFHAQKSVKLNSIEIDRERFEVGQDCYYNQLNETIKNAILDSNAESRHFLEGGISLKIAHEFRTIDHYKYDNFIRKMFLAGRTYEILALQLRDYNTVTIVEDSDPTPELMLEIDALLQDDFSTYGSVRAIATKLKIPESKLQHFFKKYYGMTGNEFLKQHRMDLIVELLEESSLSIKEIAKLVGIENSSYLSKIFKSKFKLTPAEYRKRC; the protein is encoded by the coding sequence ATGGAAACTCTGAAAGTTAAGTCATTACCTATCAAAGATGTACTGAATAACCTAGCTGATGAGATGGGTGGGAAGGTGGTAAATGATTGTGAAGTTTATAGTCTCAAAATCCCTCAAGAATACGGCACAGGTTTTATAAGAGGTGTAAACTTTACTAACGGCTTAGCATGGGTACAATACGACTGCAAATTCAAGCAAGATGTAGAGATCAGGTTCACTGTAAACCAAGTTCATCCACTCAAATTCCTTTACAATCTAAGTGATCCATTTATCCACACTTTTGAGAATGATGATGAACTTCATACAGCAGAGCAATTTAAAAATCTGATTGTAGCGAGCAAAAATACTAATGGACATATCCTACGATTTCATGCGCAAAAAAGTGTGAAGCTGAATAGTATCGAGATCGATCGTGAGCGTTTTGAAGTAGGGCAGGACTGTTATTACAATCAATTGAATGAAACGATTAAAAATGCGATCTTAGACTCAAATGCAGAGAGTCGTCATTTCCTAGAAGGGGGTATAAGTCTTAAAATAGCTCATGAATTCAGAACCATAGACCATTATAAATACGACAATTTTATTAGGAAAATGTTTTTAGCTGGTAGAACCTATGAGATCCTTGCACTGCAGTTACGGGATTATAATACTGTTACTATAGTTGAAGACAGCGATCCTACACCAGAATTGATGCTTGAAATTGATGCTCTGCTTCAAGACGATTTTAGCACGTACGGTAGCGTACGAGCTATTGCAACAAAGTTGAAAATTCCTGAATCTAAGCTCCAACATTTTTTCAAAAAGTATTATGGTATGACTGGCAACGAATTTTTAAAACAACATCGTATGGACTTAATCGTTGAGTTACTGGAGGAAAGTTCATTAAGTATTAAAGAAATAGCCAAACTGGTAGGAATTGAAAACAGCAGTTATTTGAGTAAGATCTTTAAATCAAAATTCAAGTTAACGCCAGCTGAATACAGAAAAAGATGCTGA
- a CDS encoding sodium:solute symporter family protein — protein MKLQFVDISIVIGFFILSLLIGFLVSRKSTSSSKSFFLSDRNMPWWLLGVSMVATTFAADTPNLVTGLVRDKGVSNNWVWWSFLLTGMLTVFFYARLWRRSGITTDLEFYELRYSGKSAAFLRGFRAIYLGVVFNIVVMATVCLAAIKIGHVMFGFASHETLLLACIVTLIYSLIGGLKGVLITDFVQFLIAMGGSVWATYYLINLPEIGGLEAMVTHPNVVNKLELLPDFNNTDLVMGIFIIPIAVQWWSTWYPGSEPGGGGYIAQRMLSAKTERHATWAVLFFNLAHYALRPWPWILIGLASLIVFPNLNALATAFPNLESSFIKDDLGYPAMLTLLPAGLLGLVVTSLIAAFMSTISTHLNWGSSYVVNDFYARFIDQRASEKKKLRVGQLSMILMIATAAGLSYILEEAKVAFDLIIQIGAGSGLLFILRWFWYRINPWSEIVAMIVSFLNAILFFVNSSEALGLQNQLFGELQSWESICLNVFITTIAWILATLLGPKNDLKTIMHFDNMIFGQESKFHNFQFKTLGFLLGTIGVYSLLFGMGKLLYGETVLGLLLCSSFLLSTGVLFGLRKKFF, from the coding sequence ATGAAGCTGCAATTCGTTGATATTTCCATAGTTATAGGATTTTTCATTCTATCGCTTTTGATAGGTTTTCTAGTGTCTCGCAAAAGTACCTCAAGCAGTAAATCGTTCTTTCTTTCAGATAGGAATATGCCCTGGTGGCTGCTAGGCGTGAGCATGGTTGCTACCACTTTTGCAGCAGATACGCCTAATCTGGTCACTGGATTAGTTAGAGATAAAGGTGTTTCAAACAACTGGGTATGGTGGTCATTCTTACTGACTGGAATGCTCACGGTATTTTTTTATGCCCGATTGTGGAGACGCAGCGGCATAACTACAGATCTGGAGTTTTACGAGTTGCGTTATAGTGGCAAGAGTGCCGCCTTTTTGAGAGGTTTCAGAGCTATCTATCTAGGCGTAGTATTCAACATCGTAGTGATGGCAACAGTTTGTCTAGCAGCCATTAAAATAGGACATGTAATGTTCGGCTTTGCAAGTCACGAGACTCTTTTGCTCGCGTGCATCGTAACATTGATCTATTCTTTAATCGGTGGGCTGAAAGGAGTTCTCATCACAGATTTTGTCCAGTTCCTTATAGCAATGGGCGGCTCGGTCTGGGCAACATATTATTTAATCAACCTTCCAGAGATAGGCGGACTGGAAGCTATGGTGACCCATCCCAATGTCGTCAACAAATTAGAGCTGCTTCCAGATTTTAATAATACTGATCTGGTAATGGGCATATTCATCATCCCTATTGCGGTACAATGGTGGAGTACCTGGTATCCCGGTTCTGAACCTGGAGGTGGTGGATACATTGCTCAACGCATGCTTTCGGCTAAAACAGAACGGCACGCCACTTGGGCCGTGCTTTTTTTCAATCTAGCGCATTATGCTTTGAGGCCTTGGCCGTGGATTTTGATAGGGCTTGCATCATTGATCGTATTTCCCAATCTAAATGCTCTGGCGACTGCCTTTCCCAATCTAGAATCCAGTTTCATTAAAGATGATTTGGGATATCCTGCTATGCTTACCTTATTGCCAGCTGGGCTATTGGGTCTGGTTGTCACTTCCCTAATCGCCGCGTTTATGAGCACAATTTCCACTCACCTCAATTGGGGATCCAGTTATGTAGTCAATGATTTTTACGCGCGATTCATCGATCAGAGAGCATCTGAAAAAAAGAAATTACGCGTAGGGCAGTTATCTATGATCTTGATGATTGCCACCGCTGCTGGACTCTCCTATATTCTAGAAGAAGCTAAAGTCGCCTTTGACCTCATCATTCAAATAGGTGCCGGTTCTGGATTGTTATTTATTCTACGCTGGTTCTGGTATCGTATCAATCCGTGGTCTGAGATCGTGGCGATGATTGTTTCTTTTTTAAATGCCATTTTGTTTTTTGTCAATAGTAGTGAAGCACTCGGATTGCAAAACCAGTTGTTTGGCGAACTGCAGAGCTGGGAAAGCATATGTCTCAATGTGTTTATTACCACCATCGCGTGGATACTCGCAACCCTTCTAGGACCTAAAAACGACTTAAAGACTATTATGCATTTTGACAATATGATTTTTGGTCAAGAGTCAAAATTTCATAACTTCCAGTTTAAAACACTAGGTTTTCTCTTAGGAACCATAGGAGTTTACAGCCTCTTGTTTGGGATGGGCAAATTGCTTTATGGAGAAACCGTATTAGGTTTGTTGCTTTGCTCGTCTTTTTTACTGAGTACTGGTGTGTTATTTGGTTTGAGAAAAAAGTTTTTTTAA
- the gap gene encoding type I glyceraldehyde-3-phosphate dehydrogenase, translating into MSKKLRLGINGFGRIGRIVFRATLKRENVEVVAINDLVDVEQLAYLLEYDSVHGRYGGSIEIKDGNLIVDGVEVRVTSERDPKNLKWDEVGVDVVADCTGIFTDLDNAQAHIDAGAKKVVISAPSKTAPMFVMGVNDSKLTADHKIVSNASCTTNCLAPMAKILDENFGIEEALMTTVHATTASQSTVDAPAKKNYRLGRSALNNIIPTSTGAAVAVTKVIPELKGKLTGMAFRVPTADVSVVDLTVKLKKETSLDEINSAFAKASQGDMAGVVGYTDEPVVSQDFVSDARTSIYDAGAAIELNPTFFKLVSWYDNEFGYSNKLVDLAEKVNSL; encoded by the coding sequence ATGAGTAAGAAACTAAGATTAGGTATAAACGGATTTGGGCGTATAGGACGCATTGTGTTCAGAGCAACTTTGAAAAGAGAAAATGTTGAGGTTGTAGCCATTAATGATTTAGTAGATGTTGAGCAACTTGCCTACCTACTTGAATATGATTCAGTTCATGGACGTTATGGTGGTTCCATTGAAATTAAAGATGGTAATCTTATTGTAGACGGTGTTGAAGTAAGGGTAACCAGTGAGCGTGATCCTAAAAACCTTAAGTGGGATGAAGTAGGAGTAGATGTGGTAGCAGACTGTACCGGTATCTTTACAGACCTTGATAATGCGCAAGCACATATCGATGCCGGCGCTAAGAAAGTTGTGATCTCTGCACCTTCTAAAACAGCTCCTATGTTTGTAATGGGGGTAAATGACTCTAAACTTACTGCAGATCACAAAATCGTTTCAAACGCATCTTGTACCACAAACTGTCTCGCGCCTATGGCTAAGATCCTAGATGAGAACTTTGGTATCGAGGAGGCTCTTATGACTACCGTGCACGCTACAACAGCGTCTCAATCTACGGTAGATGCTCCGGCCAAGAAAAACTACCGTTTGGGACGTAGCGCATTAAATAACATCATCCCTACATCCACGGGAGCTGCAGTAGCAGTTACTAAGGTAATTCCTGAATTGAAAGGTAAATTGACGGGTATGGCTTTCCGTGTTCCTACAGCAGATGTTTCTGTAGTGGATCTTACGGTGAAGTTGAAAAAAGAGACGAGTCTGGATGAAATTAATTCCGCTTTCGCGAAAGCGTCACAAGGCGACATGGCTGGAGTAGTAGGTTACACAGATGAGCCAGTCGTATCTCAAGATTTTGTAAGTGATGCCCGTACCAGTATTTATGATGCGGGAGCTGCGATTGAACTCAATCCCACATTTTTCAAACTGGTAAGCTGGTATGACAACGAGTTTGGTTATTCTAACAAGTTAGTAGACCTTGCCGAAAAGGTAAACTCACTTTAA
- the pfkA gene encoding 6-phosphofructokinase has product MSTTIKKIGVMTSGGDSPGMNPAIRSVVRTCAYHNIECVGIYRGYQGLIEGDFKYLDARSVNNIINKGGTILKSARSQEFRTKEGRQKAYDNAVKEGIDALVVIGGDGSFTGAMIFSDEFGVSVMGIPGTIDNDIHGTDSTLGYDTALNTVVEAIDKIRDTASSHNRLFFVEVMGRDVGHIALNAGVGAGAEEILIPEENLGKDRLIESLRRSRQSGKSSSIVVVAEGDKTGSNVFDLKNYVEENLPEYEVRVSVLGHMQRGGSPSCWDRVLASRMGVKAVESLMEGKTNYMVGIKENKMSLCPIDKAVKGKTEIDMELLRVSDIMTT; this is encoded by the coding sequence ATGTCAACGACAATAAAAAAGATAGGTGTAATGACCTCTGGAGGAGATTCTCCAGGAATGAATCCAGCGATAAGGTCAGTGGTTAGAACCTGTGCATATCACAATATAGAATGTGTTGGAATTTATCGCGGTTATCAAGGATTAATTGAGGGCGACTTTAAATATCTAGATGCTCGTAGTGTAAATAATATCATCAACAAGGGAGGAACAATTTTGAAAAGTGCTCGCTCCCAAGAATTCAGAACTAAAGAAGGTCGCCAGAAAGCTTATGATAATGCTGTTAAGGAAGGTATCGATGCATTGGTGGTCATAGGAGGTGATGGTAGCTTCACAGGAGCGATGATTTTCTCTGATGAATTCGGCGTTTCTGTGATGGGGATTCCAGGTACGATTGACAATGATATTCATGGTACTGATTCAACTCTGGGGTATGATACGGCTTTGAATACTGTGGTAGAGGCTATTGACAAGATCAGAGATACGGCCAGTTCTCACAACCGTTTATTTTTTGTGGAGGTGATGGGACGTGATGTGGGTCACATTGCGCTTAACGCTGGAGTAGGAGCTGGTGCAGAAGAGATCTTGATTCCTGAGGAAAATTTGGGTAAGGATAGACTTATTGAAAGTTTGAGAAGATCAAGACAATCTGGAAAATCCAGTAGCATCGTAGTTGTTGCAGAGGGTGACAAAACAGGGTCAAATGTCTTCGATTTAAAAAATTACGTAGAAGAGAATCTCCCAGAATATGAAGTACGAGTATCTGTTTTAGGACACATGCAGCGTGGTGGATCGCCCTCCTGTTGGGATCGTGTGCTCGCGAGTCGCATGGGTGTTAAAGCCGTTGAGAGTCTTATGGAGGGTAAAACTAACTATATGGTGGGAATTAAAGAGAACAAAATGTCTCTTTGCCCTATAGATAAAGCGGTAAAAGGAAAGACTGAAATTGACATGGAGTTGCTGCGCGTTAGTGACATCATGACTACATAA
- a CDS encoding glycosyltransferase family 2 protein — translation MYLISLNSYGASKISLKETPQPFISIHIAACSEPVNDVIKTIKAAARQDYKNYEIIVLYNNTDDRKLWKPIEAFCEFIPRVKFYNRDNVADYKAGALNICRGLMNPRTEFLFTLDADYLLSPNALTIANNNIHAQGVDLLQFPQAYTNHSKENGLALEFEHYFKLYSAAAGSLNMNLPTGTLTLVNVKCLDSIGGWPTTSITEDAFLGIELLKNNCSIGYSDNIIGRGIMPSSARDLKTQRMRWIFGNFQTIIHTLRTTVLSNRAKSVLITQLSSWLNLNGLAWIYLIIIGLLAPVYRNTTTLTIVFLSLFVIGFHSVFQLIAFKRIWGNWRHAIKSYTIHIANSVEGAYTWWGYVIDRDRPFARTSKFARSVGIDTEQIIFNSLILLSALQIYVQVDKVLGIILFGYALTRAFSRFCLYHSLKNAQVTINKSQTISL, via the coding sequence TTGTATTTAATTTCCCTCAATAGTTATGGCGCTTCAAAGATATCGCTCAAAGAAACTCCGCAGCCATTCATAAGCATACATATAGCAGCTTGCAGTGAGCCTGTTAATGACGTTATCAAGACCATTAAAGCTGCTGCTCGACAAGATTATAAAAACTATGAGATTATCGTCCTATATAATAATACAGATGATAGGAAATTATGGAAGCCTATAGAAGCTTTTTGTGAGTTTATTCCCAGAGTAAAATTTTATAACCGTGATAATGTTGCTGACTATAAGGCTGGTGCTTTAAATATTTGCCGTGGATTAATGAATCCCAGAACAGAGTTTCTTTTCACTCTGGATGCCGATTATCTTCTGAGTCCTAATGCACTTACTATTGCAAACAACAACATACACGCACAAGGAGTAGATCTTTTACAATTTCCCCAAGCTTATACTAATCATAGTAAAGAAAATGGTCTCGCATTAGAATTTGAACATTATTTTAAATTGTATAGCGCAGCTGCGGGAAGTTTAAACATGAACTTGCCTACTGGAACCTTGACTTTGGTTAATGTCAAGTGTCTGGATTCCATAGGTGGATGGCCTACCACCTCTATTACTGAAGATGCTTTTCTCGGTATAGAACTGCTTAAGAATAATTGCAGTATAGGTTACTCAGATAACATTATAGGTAGGGGGATAATGCCTAGTTCTGCAAGGGATTTAAAAACCCAGCGTATGCGATGGATATTTGGGAATTTTCAAACTATAATTCACACGCTACGTACTACCGTTCTAAGCAACCGGGCCAAATCAGTCCTTATAACACAACTATCATCGTGGCTCAATCTTAATGGCTTGGCTTGGATATACTTAATTATTATAGGTTTACTTGCTCCTGTCTACAGAAACACCACAACACTCACTATAGTATTCTTGAGTTTATTTGTCATAGGATTTCACAGTGTGTTCCAGCTAATAGCATTTAAGAGAATCTGGGGCAACTGGAGACATGCTATAAAAAGCTACACTATACATATAGCAAATAGTGTGGAGGGTGCATATACCTGGTGGGGTTATGTCATAGACCGAGATCGCCCTTTTGCTCGCACTAGCAAATTTGCTCGTAGTGTAGGAATCGATACCGAGCAGATAATCTTTAATTCATTGATTCTTCTCAGTGCTTTACAAATTTATGTACAAGTAGATAAAGTACTCGGTATAATTTTATTTGGATACGCTTTAACTCGAGCATTTTCAAGATTTTGTCTATATCACAGTCTCAAAAATGCGCAAGTAACAATTAACAAATCTCAAACTATCAGTCTATGA
- a CDS encoding N-acetylglucosamine kinase produces the protein MILITDSGSTKCDWIAIDNDGNEIFKTRTKGMNPAILSVEQLQARIDESVELVEHREKVEKLYFYGAGCGTEKPRQTLEVLLKGHFSKADEVMVKEDTAAAVYAAVGDRPGIVCILGTGSNCCFSDGKEIHQKIVSLGYTIMDEASGNWYGKELIRDYSFKSMPQRLRERFSSAYDLDPDFVKKNLYKEPNPNAYLAKHAEFIFQNLDEPYIKKVLRRGLRKFSRNMILQFHEEIKEYKVHFVGSIAYFAERRIKQVADEFDYEVGNIVRRPIEGLVDYHIKKLKSA, from the coding sequence ATGATACTTATTACCGATAGTGGATCTACTAAATGCGACTGGATTGCCATTGATAACGATGGTAATGAAATCTTTAAAACAAGAACTAAAGGGATGAATCCCGCGATTCTAAGCGTGGAGCAACTCCAGGCGAGAATTGATGAGAGCGTTGAGTTAGTAGAACATCGGGAGAAAGTTGAAAAGTTATACTTCTACGGAGCAGGCTGCGGGACTGAAAAACCCAGACAAACGCTGGAGGTTTTGTTGAAAGGACATTTCAGTAAAGCTGATGAAGTCATGGTCAAAGAAGATACTGCTGCTGCCGTTTATGCTGCAGTGGGCGATCGTCCTGGGATTGTTTGTATACTGGGAACTGGATCAAATTGCTGTTTTTCAGACGGTAAAGAGATTCATCAGAAAATTGTTTCTTTGGGTTACACCATTATGGACGAGGCCAGCGGTAACTGGTACGGTAAGGAACTGATCAGGGATTACAGTTTTAAAAGTATGCCACAACGCCTGCGTGAAAGATTTAGCAGTGCCTATGATCTAGATCCTGACTTTGTGAAGAAAAACCTTTACAAAGAACCTAATCCTAATGCCTACCTCGCAAAACACGCGGAGTTTATCTTTCAAAATCTAGATGAACCTTATATCAAAAAGGTGCTACGCCGTGGTTTGCGTAAATTCTCTCGTAATATGATTCTTCAGTTTCATGAAGAAATCAAAGAGTACAAAGTACACTTTGTTGGCAGCATTGCTTATTTTGCCGAGCGTCGTATCAAGCAAGTAGCAGATGAGTTTGATTATGAAGTAGGGAATATCGTAAGAAGGCCTATTGAAGGTTTGGTAGATTACCACATCAAAAAATTAAAATCAGCTTAG